One genomic window of Ilyobacter polytropus DSM 2926 includes the following:
- the thrS gene encoding threonine--tRNA ligase, with protein MVKITLPSGDIKEFDHAPNMFEVAKSISNSLAKKAIAAKVDGEYVDMRYIADKDAEVELVTPDTEEGEEVIRHSAAHLMAQAVIRLFPETKVAIGPAIENGYYYDFDPKEQFTEEDLVKIEAEMKKIVKEDIKVERIEMTREDAIKHFEELGENYKVEIITDIAKGEMLSFYKQGEFMDLCRGPHVPSTKYIKAFKLKSLAGAYWRGDSKNKMLQRIYGFAFSDEKKLKAHLKFLEEAEKRDHRKIGKELGLFFMSEYGPGFPFFMPKGMTIRNILIDLWRKEHTKAGYEQIMTPIMLNKELWETSGHWYNYRENMYTSEIDETEFAIKPMNCPGGVLAYKQEMHSYKDLPIRAGELGTVHRHEFSGALHGLMRVRSFTQDDAHIFMTPEQIEDEIIGVIELIDKFYSGLFGFEYNIELSTKPEKAIGSDEIWEKAESALEGAMKRLGKEYKINPGDGAFYGPKLDFKIKDAIGRTWQCGTIQLDFNLPERFDINYIGEDGEKHRPVMIHRVVYGSIERFIGILIEHYAGAFPLWIAPTQVKILTINDEVVPYAKEIMAKLQEEEIRAEIDSRTESIGYKIREANGKFKVPVQVILGKDEVANREVNVRRFGSKDQESMKLDDFVKMIKEESKIKFYENK; from the coding sequence ATGGTGAAGATAACACTTCCAAGCGGAGATATAAAAGAATTTGACCATGCTCCAAATATGTTTGAAGTTGCCAAGAGTATAAGTAATTCCCTTGCAAAAAAGGCAATTGCAGCTAAGGTAGACGGAGAATATGTGGACATGAGATATATCGCAGATAAAGATGCAGAAGTAGAACTTGTGACTCCAGATACAGAAGAGGGAGAAGAGGTAATAAGACACTCTGCAGCCCACCTTATGGCTCAGGCTGTTATAAGACTTTTTCCCGAAACAAAGGTTGCCATCGGACCTGCAATAGAAAACGGGTATTATTATGATTTTGACCCTAAAGAGCAGTTTACAGAGGAAGACCTTGTAAAAATCGAAGCTGAAATGAAAAAAATCGTCAAAGAAGATATAAAAGTCGAAAGAATAGAAATGACTAGAGAAGACGCTATAAAGCACTTCGAAGAACTAGGGGAAAACTATAAGGTTGAGATAATAACAGATATTGCCAAGGGAGAGATGCTTTCTTTCTATAAACAGGGAGAATTCATGGACCTTTGCAGAGGTCCACACGTACCTTCTACAAAGTATATAAAGGCATTTAAACTAAAATCTCTAGCAGGAGCATACTGGAGAGGTGACTCTAAAAATAAAATGCTTCAGAGAATCTACGGATTTGCATTTTCTGATGAAAAGAAGCTTAAGGCTCACCTGAAATTTCTTGAAGAAGCTGAAAAAAGAGATCACAGAAAAATAGGAAAAGAACTTGGCCTGTTTTTCATGAGCGAATATGGTCCGGGATTCCCTTTCTTTATGCCTAAGGGAATGACAATAAGAAACATTTTGATAGACCTTTGGAGAAAAGAGCATACTAAGGCGGGATATGAGCAGATAATGACTCCTATTATGCTTAATAAAGAGCTGTGGGAAACATCTGGTCACTGGTACAACTATAGAGAGAATATGTATACTTCTGAAATAGACGAAACTGAATTTGCCATAAAACCAATGAACTGCCCAGGAGGAGTCCTTGCATATAAGCAGGAGATGCATTCTTACAAGGATCTGCCAATAAGGGCAGGGGAATTAGGGACAGTTCATAGACATGAGTTCTCAGGGGCACTTCACGGCCTTATGAGGGTAAGGTCATTTACCCAGGACGATGCACATATATTTATGACTCCTGAGCAGATAGAAGATGAGATTATAGGGGTAATAGAACTGATAGACAAATTTTACAGTGGTTTATTTGGATTTGAATACAACATAGAGCTTTCTACCAAACCTGAAAAAGCAATAGGGTCTGATGAAATATGGGAAAAAGCAGAATCTGCACTAGAAGGTGCTATGAAAAGACTAGGAAAAGAGTACAAAATTAATCCTGGAGACGGTGCATTCTATGGTCCGAAGTTAGACTTTAAAATCAAAGATGCAATCGGCAGAACTTGGCAGTGCGGAACTATACAGTTAGACTTTAATCTTCCAGAAAGATTTGACATAAACTATATCGGAGAAGACGGAGAAAAGCACAGACCGGTAATGATTCACAGAGTTGTTTATGGTTCTATAGAAAGATTTATAGGAATACTTATAGAGCATTATGCAGGGGCTTTCCCTCTATGGATAGCACCAACACAGGTAAAAATTCTTACGATAAACGATGAGGTAGTGCCATATGCCAAGGAGATCATGGCGAAACTACAAGAGGAAGAAATAAGGGCAGAAATAGACAGCAGAACAGAAAGTATAGGGTACAAAATAAGGGAAGCCAATGGTAAATTTAAGGTTCCTGTACAGGTAATCCTTGGGAAAGACGAGGTTGCCAACAGAGAGGTAAACGTAAGAAGATTCGGGTCTAAAGATCAGGAATCTATGAAATTAGATGACTTTGTGAAGATGATAAAAGAGGAATCTAAAATAAAATTTTATGAAAATAAATAA